The genomic stretch ATATGACATTTCAAATGTTGGAAATCCGCTTCTTGAGGCTTTAAGTTGCGGGAAGTGCATAGTTACTTTAGATATTGGAGACACCGATAAATTTATCCACAATGAAAAAAATGGAATATTAGTAAAGTTAGATAAAATAAATATATTGCCCGATATAATTATAAAATTACTCAAAGATAATGAGAAAAGAAAGAGATTAGAAGAAAACGCCAAAGAATTTGCTAAAAATAATCTTTGGACATGGAAAGAACGAATGGAAACTGAATTTGACGAAGTAAGGAAACTATGAAAATCTTTTAGATGTATTAATTTAAAATGATATTTATGGAAAAGAAGACTAAAGTTTTATTAACAGATTTGTCATATTTAAATCATAATTACGGAGCTCAAGGAATTTCTTTTTCTTTTATGAATAAATTAAATGGATATATAGATGCAGAATATGTCTTTGTTTTACCTAAAAAACACTATAAAGAGAATTTTTTGTTCGCGAAAAATAATTATTTTAATATTGTATGTAATTCTGGAGAGAATTTTTTTCTTGAAAGGGGAAGCGTTTTTTTCTTTTTATATAAAATAATTTATTTCCTAAAAAAAAGAAAAACAATAACAAAAAAAGAAGAAAGAATATATTTAAAGCTAATTGAAACGATCAAAAAAAGTGATATTATAGTTGATTTATCGGGAATAGAATTTATTGGCAATAGAGGACTAAAAACAAAGTGGCTAGATTATTTAAAAACGATTTTTTTCCAAAGATTATCTCATAAGCTAAAGAAACCTTACTTTAAATATACAAAATCATATGGTCCTATCTCTGGTAAAATATATACTTTCTTTGTCAAAAGAAAGCTTAAAAAGCTTCCTTTTATCTTTGTAAGGGGCAGGGATAATTTAGAGGAGATTAAAAAATTAAAGTTGAAAGTTCCTCTTTATTCTTTTCCGGACGTTTCAATAGCTCTAAGGCCTGCTGATAAAAATTGGGCTGTTGACTATGTGAAAAAAATTGGCATTGACGTATCAAAACCAATTATAGGTATTTCTCCAA from Candidatus Paceibacterota bacterium encodes the following:
- a CDS encoding polysaccharide pyruvyl transferase family protein, encoding MEKKTKVLLTDLSYLNHNYGAQGISFSFMNKLNGYIDAEYVFVLPKKHYKENFLFAKNNYFNIVCNSGENFFLERGSVFFFLYKIIYFLKKRKTITKKEERIYLKLIETIKKSDIIVDLSGIEFIGNRGLKTKWLDYLKTIFFQRLSHKLKKPYFKYTKSYGPISGKIYTFFVKRKLKKLPFIFVRGRDNLEEIKKLKLKVPLYSFPDVSIALRPADKNWAVDYVKKIGIDVSKPIIGISP